In Callospermophilus lateralis isolate mCalLat2 chromosome 18, mCalLat2.hap1, whole genome shotgun sequence, one DNA window encodes the following:
- the Lgals4 gene encoding galectin-4 isoform X2: MAFVPAPGYQPTYNPTLPYNQPIPGGLSIGMSIYIQGVADEKMKRFQVNFAVGQDPGADIAFHFNPRFDGWDKVVFNSQQGGRWGNEERKRSMPFSKGAPFELVFMIMAEHYKVVVNGNPFYEFGHRLPLQMVTHLQVNGDLHLQSINFLGGQSLHPQGPMGLPPHHGPGPNHHHLSSLPTMMGPPTFNPPVPFTAKLHGGLTARRTIIIKGYVLPTAKSFAINFKVGSSGDLALHINPRMGEGAVVRNTCVRGSWGSEERKIAHNPFGPGQFFDLSIRCGTDRFKVYNNGQHLFDYSHRLSAFQTVDTLEINGDITLSYVQV, from the exons ATGGCCTTTGTCCCTGCGCCCGGCTACCAGCCCACCTACAACCCG ACCCTGCCCTACAACCAGCCCATCCCCGGCGGCCTCAGCATCGGAATGTCCATCTACATCCAAGGAGTGGCCGATGAGAAGATGAAGCG GTTCCAGGTGAACTTCGCCGTGGGGCAGGACCCAGGGGCGGACATCGCCTTCCACTTCAATCCCCGCTTCGATGGCTGGGACAAGGTGGTCTTCAACTCACAGCAGGGTGGCCGCTGGGGCAacgaggagaggaagaggagcaTGCCCTTCAGCAAGGGGGCCCCCTTTGAGCTGGTGTTCATGATCATGGCAGAACACTACAAG GTGGTGGTCAACGGAAACCCCTTCTACGAATTTGGACACCGGCTGCCCCTGCAGATGGTCACCCACCTGCAGGTGAATGGCGACCTGCATCTTCAGTCAATCAACTTTCTCGGGGGCCAG tctctgcaCCCGCAGGGACCCATGGGCCTGCCACCTCACCAT GGTCCCGGGCCCAATCACCACCACCTGAGCAGCCTGCCT ACCATGATGGGACCCCCTACCTTCAACCCG CCTGTGCCATTCACAGCGAAGCTGCATGGGGGGCTGACGGCCCGGAGAACCATCATAATCAAGGGCTACGTACTCCCCACGGCCAAGAG CTTTGCCATTAACTTCAAGGTGGGGTCCTCAGGGGACCTGGCTCTGCACATTAACCCCCGCATGGGGGAGGGCGCCGTGGTGCGGAACACCTGTGTGAGAGGCTCCTGGGGCTCCGAGGAGAGGAAGATCGCCCACAACCCGTTTGGCCCTGGCCAGTTCTTTGAT CTGTCCATTCGCTGTGGCACGGATCGCTTCAAGGTCTACAACAACGGCCAGCACCTCTTTGACTACTCCCACCGCCTCTCGGCCTTCCAGACAGTGGACACGCTGGAGATCAATGGCGACATCACCCTGTCGTACGTTCAGGTCTGA
- the Lgals4 gene encoding galectin-4 isoform X3, translated as MAFVPAPGYQPTYNPTLPYNQPIPGGLSIGMSIYIQGVADEKMKRFQVNFAVGQDPGADIAFHFNPRFDGWDKVVFNSQQGGRWGNEERKRSMPFSKGAPFELVFMIMAEHYKVVVNGNPFYEFGHRLPLQMVTHLQVNGDLHLQSINFLGGQFTPNQGPGPNHHHLSSLPTMMGPPTFNPPVPFTAKLHGGLTARRTIIIKGYVLPTAKSFAINFKVGSSGDLALHINPRMGEGAVVRNTCVRGSWGSEERKIAHNPFGPGQFFDLSIRCGTDRFKVYNNGQHLFDYSHRLSAFQTVDTLEINGDITLSYVQV; from the exons ATGGCCTTTGTCCCTGCGCCCGGCTACCAGCCCACCTACAACCCG ACCCTGCCCTACAACCAGCCCATCCCCGGCGGCCTCAGCATCGGAATGTCCATCTACATCCAAGGAGTGGCCGATGAGAAGATGAAGCG GTTCCAGGTGAACTTCGCCGTGGGGCAGGACCCAGGGGCGGACATCGCCTTCCACTTCAATCCCCGCTTCGATGGCTGGGACAAGGTGGTCTTCAACTCACAGCAGGGTGGCCGCTGGGGCAacgaggagaggaagaggagcaTGCCCTTCAGCAAGGGGGCCCCCTTTGAGCTGGTGTTCATGATCATGGCAGAACACTACAAG GTGGTGGTCAACGGAAACCCCTTCTACGAATTTGGACACCGGCTGCCCCTGCAGATGGTCACCCACCTGCAGGTGAATGGCGACCTGCATCTTCAGTCAATCAACTTTCTCGGGGGCCAGTTCACCCCAAATCAG GGTCCCGGGCCCAATCACCACCACCTGAGCAGCCTGCCT ACCATGATGGGACCCCCTACCTTCAACCCG CCTGTGCCATTCACAGCGAAGCTGCATGGGGGGCTGACGGCCCGGAGAACCATCATAATCAAGGGCTACGTACTCCCCACGGCCAAGAG CTTTGCCATTAACTTCAAGGTGGGGTCCTCAGGGGACCTGGCTCTGCACATTAACCCCCGCATGGGGGAGGGCGCCGTGGTGCGGAACACCTGTGTGAGAGGCTCCTGGGGCTCCGAGGAGAGGAAGATCGCCCACAACCCGTTTGGCCCTGGCCAGTTCTTTGAT CTGTCCATTCGCTGTGGCACGGATCGCTTCAAGGTCTACAACAACGGCCAGCACCTCTTTGACTACTCCCACCGCCTCTCGGCCTTCCAGACAGTGGACACGCTGGAGATCAATGGCGACATCACCCTGTCGTACGTTCAGGTCTGA
- the Lgals4 gene encoding galectin-4 isoform X1 → MAFVPAPGYQPTYNPTLPYNQPIPGGLSIGMSIYIQGVADEKMKRFQVNFAVGQDPGADIAFHFNPRFDGWDKVVFNSQQGGRWGNEERKRSMPFSKGAPFELVFMIMAEHYKVVVNGNPFYEFGHRLPLQMVTHLQVNGDLHLQSINFLGGQFTPNQGPMGLPPHHGPGPNHHHLSSLPTMMGPPTFNPPVPFTAKLHGGLTARRTIIIKGYVLPTAKSFAINFKVGSSGDLALHINPRMGEGAVVRNTCVRGSWGSEERKIAHNPFGPGQFFDLSIRCGTDRFKVYNNGQHLFDYSHRLSAFQTVDTLEINGDITLSYVQV, encoded by the exons ATGGCCTTTGTCCCTGCGCCCGGCTACCAGCCCACCTACAACCCG ACCCTGCCCTACAACCAGCCCATCCCCGGCGGCCTCAGCATCGGAATGTCCATCTACATCCAAGGAGTGGCCGATGAGAAGATGAAGCG GTTCCAGGTGAACTTCGCCGTGGGGCAGGACCCAGGGGCGGACATCGCCTTCCACTTCAATCCCCGCTTCGATGGCTGGGACAAGGTGGTCTTCAACTCACAGCAGGGTGGCCGCTGGGGCAacgaggagaggaagaggagcaTGCCCTTCAGCAAGGGGGCCCCCTTTGAGCTGGTGTTCATGATCATGGCAGAACACTACAAG GTGGTGGTCAACGGAAACCCCTTCTACGAATTTGGACACCGGCTGCCCCTGCAGATGGTCACCCACCTGCAGGTGAATGGCGACCTGCATCTTCAGTCAATCAACTTTCTCGGGGGCCAGTTCACCCCAAATCAG GGACCCATGGGCCTGCCACCTCACCAT GGTCCCGGGCCCAATCACCACCACCTGAGCAGCCTGCCT ACCATGATGGGACCCCCTACCTTCAACCCG CCTGTGCCATTCACAGCGAAGCTGCATGGGGGGCTGACGGCCCGGAGAACCATCATAATCAAGGGCTACGTACTCCCCACGGCCAAGAG CTTTGCCATTAACTTCAAGGTGGGGTCCTCAGGGGACCTGGCTCTGCACATTAACCCCCGCATGGGGGAGGGCGCCGTGGTGCGGAACACCTGTGTGAGAGGCTCCTGGGGCTCCGAGGAGAGGAAGATCGCCCACAACCCGTTTGGCCCTGGCCAGTTCTTTGAT CTGTCCATTCGCTGTGGCACGGATCGCTTCAAGGTCTACAACAACGGCCAGCACCTCTTTGACTACTCCCACCGCCTCTCGGCCTTCCAGACAGTGGACACGCTGGAGATCAATGGCGACATCACCCTGTCGTACGTTCAGGTCTGA